In one Vibrio sp. VB16 genomic region, the following are encoded:
- a CDS encoding efflux RND transporter permease subunit, with product MNSIIRFAIERSRTFILLLIILIFVGAVSYSIAPKESDPDVPLPFISISVSHDGISPDDAERLLLRPIEKKLNDIEGIKEMLSDANEGLVTISLEFEPTINKDIALANVRQQVELAKGELPPDTEAPIVKEITLAAWAPALTVVFSGSVPESTLIALSKTVQDQIEAFPEVLNVDIGGERKESVEVLLDPLLLESYQLDHSSILNLLSRNNRLIAAGNMDTGKGRFAIKVPSVFEQMSDILSMPIKVSGDKVVTFGDIGSIRRVYEDPITITRLNGQRAITLDVKKRAGENTISTVEKVRALIDEESASWPSSIDISYVGDTSIDVKNMLSDLQNNVASAVILVVIVIVMILGWRSAAFVGVAIPGAFLTGIILLVAFGMTINIIVLFGLIMAVGMLVDGAIVVTEYAVKEMAKGIDKKQAYLTAANRMSWPIIASTATTLAAFIPLLFWPGIMGDFMKYLPLTLIFTLVASLFMALIFVPTLGAVFAGKSASVIVLKDASNASTNDEVSEANMITRLYAKALSVVVNRPVYTLSIALAFSISVFVLYANYGKGVVFFPKIDTGVFNLTIRSPADLSIYEKSDLMKEVENRILNINGIDTLYSKTGNDDAVGFVRGNLVPWQDRPHLNLITEEVRKRLQGISGIQVEAQAQSNGPNNGKALQIEVSALASDQLQPALDKLKHLLNTMPQLRNVTDDGEQPSIEWKIDIDRERASSFGADPTVVGSSVQMLTTGLVVGNYRPDDSDEELDIKVRYPKAFRHLDSLQTIRVNTSHGMVPISNFARVYPSERQPSIHKVDGKQVLTIQADLAEGVQLEAVFTLLNEQLADLMTDPTVRIRYKGENEDQQESQEFLTKAFLGALFMMGLILITQFNSFYQAFLILSAVLFSTVGVFLGLLISQQSFGVVMGGLGIIALAGIVVNNNIVLIDTFNQFVKEGMPVQEAIINTGLQRLRPVLMTTVTTVLGLLPMVLEMNVDLFNRKIEFGAPIAKFWVQLASTVAGGLVFATVLTLLITPSLLALRYNKKGKLNELSYE from the coding sequence ATGAATAGTATTATTCGCTTTGCAATCGAACGAAGTCGTACGTTCATTTTGTTGTTGATCATACTTATCTTCGTCGGAGCCGTTAGTTATAGCATTGCTCCGAAAGAGTCCGACCCCGATGTGCCGCTCCCCTTCATCAGTATTTCAGTGTCGCATGATGGTATTTCACCGGATGATGCTGAGCGTTTATTGTTGCGACCAATAGAGAAAAAACTCAATGATATCGAAGGTATCAAAGAGATGCTAAGTGATGCGAACGAAGGGCTCGTAACTATCTCTCTCGAATTTGAACCCACCATAAATAAAGATATCGCGCTGGCAAATGTTCGTCAACAGGTTGAACTTGCAAAGGGGGAACTTCCACCGGATACCGAAGCGCCAATCGTTAAAGAGATCACTCTTGCTGCATGGGCTCCAGCCTTGACAGTTGTATTTTCGGGCAGCGTACCAGAAAGCACGTTGATAGCATTGTCGAAAACGGTTCAAGATCAGATAGAAGCGTTCCCTGAAGTGCTTAATGTGGATATTGGAGGAGAACGTAAAGAGTCGGTTGAGGTGTTATTAGACCCGCTGTTACTGGAGAGCTATCAGCTTGACCACTCGTCTATTTTAAATCTGCTTTCTCGAAATAACCGCCTTATTGCTGCTGGAAATATGGACACAGGTAAGGGGCGATTTGCTATCAAAGTACCGTCGGTTTTCGAGCAGATGTCCGATATTTTGTCTATGCCGATAAAAGTCTCTGGTGACAAGGTTGTTACCTTTGGTGATATAGGTTCAATTCGACGTGTTTACGAAGACCCGATAACCATTACACGCCTTAATGGCCAACGGGCCATTACGTTAGATGTTAAAAAAAGGGCGGGTGAAAACACGATCAGTACGGTTGAAAAAGTTCGCGCTCTGATAGATGAAGAATCGGCTTCATGGCCGAGTAGTATTGATATTAGTTATGTCGGTGATACATCAATTGATGTGAAGAACATGTTGTCAGATTTGCAAAACAATGTCGCCAGTGCGGTGATTCTTGTTGTGATAGTCATCGTCATGATTTTAGGTTGGAGAAGTGCCGCTTTCGTAGGCGTGGCGATACCCGGTGCGTTCCTAACCGGAATAATTTTATTGGTCGCTTTCGGTATGACCATTAATATTATTGTCCTATTCGGTTTGATCATGGCTGTGGGTATGTTGGTCGACGGGGCGATAGTCGTAACCGAGTATGCCGTTAAAGAGATGGCAAAGGGTATCGACAAGAAACAGGCTTACTTGACTGCTGCAAATAGGATGTCTTGGCCCATTATTGCCTCTACTGCCACAACGTTGGCTGCCTTTATACCTTTGCTATTCTGGCCCGGTATCATGGGCGATTTTATGAAGTATCTGCCTTTAACGTTAATATTTACTCTTGTTGCGTCTTTGTTTATGGCCTTAATCTTTGTTCCTACATTAGGGGCTGTTTTTGCGGGTAAATCGGCTTCAGTGATTGTTTTAAAAGATGCGTCTAACGCTTCAACGAATGATGAAGTTTCTGAAGCGAACATGATAACGCGCCTATACGCTAAAGCACTGTCGGTTGTTGTTAACCGGCCTGTTTATACATTATCCATCGCACTGGCTTTTTCAATCTCAGTGTTTGTTCTCTATGCAAACTATGGAAAAGGAGTCGTCTTTTTTCCAAAAATTGATACCGGTGTATTTAATCTCACGATTCGTTCGCCAGCCGATTTATCTATCTATGAAAAAAGTGATTTGATGAAAGAGGTCGAGAACAGAATTCTAAACATAAATGGAATAGACACACTCTACTCAAAAACAGGGAATGATGACGCTGTCGGATTTGTGCGGGGTAATTTGGTGCCATGGCAAGATAGGCCGCATCTAAATCTGATTACGGAGGAAGTTCGGAAACGATTGCAAGGTATTTCTGGTATTCAGGTAGAAGCTCAAGCGCAGAGTAATGGGCCGAACAACGGTAAAGCGCTCCAAATCGAAGTCAGTGCATTGGCGTCAGATCAGCTTCAACCAGCCCTAGATAAACTGAAACACTTATTAAATACGATGCCACAACTGCGCAATGTAACTGATGATGGAGAGCAACCAAGTATTGAATGGAAAATAGATATCGATAGGGAAAGAGCGTCTTCATTTGGTGCCGACCCAACGGTAGTTGGGTCGAGTGTTCAGATGTTAACTACGGGACTCGTTGTGGGTAATTATCGACCCGACGATAGCGATGAAGAGCTAGATATAAAGGTTCGTTATCCTAAGGCATTTCGACATCTCGATAGCTTACAAACGATAAGAGTTAATACCTCTCATGGAATGGTGCCAATAAGTAATTTTGCGAGAGTTTATCCGTCAGAGCGTCAACCATCGATTCATAAGGTCGATGGCAAGCAAGTATTGACGATCCAAGCTGATTTGGCAGAGGGTGTACAGCTAGAAGCCGTATTTACGTTACTCAACGAGCAACTGGCCGATTTGATGACAGACCCCACTGTTCGTATCCGATACAAAGGTGAGAATGAGGACCAACAAGAATCACAAGAGTTCTTAACCAAGGCCTTCTTGGGTGCGCTGTTCATGATGGGGCTCATCTTGATTACTCAATTCAACTCATTTTATCAGGCGTTTTTAATACTGAGTGCGGTGCTGTTTTCGACCGTTGGTGTTTTTCTGGGTCTGCTTATCTCCCAACAATCATTTGGGGTCGTAATGGGAGGGTTGGGCATCATCGCGCTTGCCGGGATTGTGGTGAACAATAATATTGTTCTTATCGACACCTTTAATCAATTTGTAAAGGAAGGAATGCCAGTCCAAGAGGCCATTATCAATACAGGTTTGCAGAGGCTTAGGCCTGTCCTAATGACCACGGTCACAACGGTGTTAGGTTTGCTGCCTATGGTACTGGAAATGAATGTCGACCTTTTCAACCGAAAGATTGAATTTGGTGCGCCGATCGCAAAATTTTGGGTCCAACTGGCGTCCACCGTCGCTGGTGGGTTGGTGTTTGCAACCGTATTAACCCTGTTAATCACCCCATCTTTGTTGGCATTGAGATATAACAAAAAAGGAAAACTTAATGAATTATCCTATGAATGA
- a CDS encoding outer membrane beta-barrel protein translates to MKSAAIVLLTLFVSFCAAAEAPPSRVSTFIGTKSISDNTWEPFDSQFEFGVAADVNIANLPVNFYVGMNASIDKRDSGDDEGKTVEKLLGVSKHFPIGGSPFNTYVMGGVAHIEGELTKSSVTQKDSAMGYFVGGGIVWNFTQHFDIGFETRYSQAEIKFDDKDVDVGGTHLGVTAGFNW, encoded by the coding sequence ATGAAGTCAGCAGCGATTGTTCTTCTCACACTTTTCGTTTCATTTTGCGCAGCAGCAGAGGCTCCACCATCACGAGTCAGCACCTTCATCGGTACCAAAAGTATCAGTGATAATACGTGGGAACCATTTGATTCTCAGTTTGAATTTGGTGTCGCGGCAGATGTTAACATCGCCAATCTACCAGTGAATTTTTATGTTGGTATGAATGCCTCCATTGACAAGCGAGACAGTGGTGATGACGAAGGCAAAACCGTAGAGAAGTTATTAGGCGTAAGTAAACACTTCCCTATTGGTGGTTCTCCATTTAACACCTATGTAATGGGCGGTGTCGCTCATATTGAAGGTGAGCTGACTAAGTCTAGTGTGACACAGAAAGATTCTGCTATGGGTTACTTTGTAGGCGGTGGTATTGTGTGGAATTTCACCCAACATTTTGATATCGGATTTGAAACTCGATATTCCCAAGCTGAGATCAAGTTTGATGATAAAGACGTTGATGTAGGTGGTACGCACCTAGGTGTTACTGCTGGATTTAATTGGTAA
- a CDS encoding response regulator, with the protein MNAKIMIVEDDAPLAQSIKEYLTIEQFDARVISRGSEAEAAILDWQPDIVLLDVMLPGKDGVSICRDLRSEYDGIIIMFTAKDDEIDQVVGLEIGADDYLTKPVKPRILLAKLKAFLRKQERSSKPSSAPIDNLTIGDIKVDTTLRQAHLNNELICLTDAEYDLLVLLAVNVGVILSRSTIVEKTRGYEYDGIDRSVDNLISQLRKKLGDDPRQPVKLKTIRSKGYVLLDR; encoded by the coding sequence ATGAATGCAAAGATAATGATTGTTGAAGATGACGCCCCTTTAGCACAGTCAATTAAGGAGTACCTCACTATTGAGCAGTTCGATGCTCGAGTGATATCTAGAGGCTCTGAAGCCGAGGCTGCCATTCTTGATTGGCAGCCTGACATTGTTTTACTTGATGTCATGTTACCCGGAAAAGATGGCGTATCTATATGCCGAGATTTACGCTCAGAATATGACGGCATCATAATAATGTTTACAGCAAAAGATGATGAGATAGATCAGGTTGTAGGATTAGAGATTGGCGCAGATGATTACCTAACAAAACCGGTCAAGCCGCGTATTTTATTAGCCAAACTCAAAGCATTTTTGCGGAAACAAGAACGATCAAGTAAGCCATCATCCGCCCCCATCGATAACCTGACCATAGGTGATATCAAAGTTGATACCACCTTAAGACAGGCGCATCTTAATAACGAGCTCATCTGCCTCACCGATGCCGAATATGACCTGCTTGTATTGCTAGCGGTAAACGTTGGCGTCATATTATCGAGAAGCACCATCGTCGAAAAAACACGAGGCTATGAATACGACGGTATTGACCGTAGCGTCGATAACCTTATAAGCCAATTAAGAAAAAAACTTGGCGATGATCCAAGACAACCGGTAAAACTCAAAACCATACGTTCAAAAGGCTATGTTCTGCTCGACAGGTAA
- a CDS encoding class I SAM-dependent methyltransferase → MNYLKVNKDAWDKRTKVHVDSKFYDVEGFLSGRNSLNQIELDEVGDVNGKALLHLQCHFGQDTMSWARLGAKVTGVDISSEAINVAKRLSEKLSLSTHFVCDDIYSFADTNDQLFDVVFVSYGALCWLPDLHRWADLVSSSLKEGGQLNLVEFHNFNDVLSGYSYFPSNEADIDDEGTYTENCTGETSVMMTWPHPISEVINALIGAGLSVDSVNEFPYSPYNCFSEMEKDGDRGFKKLCNGQPIPLVYSIKARKQICL, encoded by the coding sequence ATGAATTATTTAAAGGTAAATAAAGACGCTTGGGATAAACGAACAAAAGTTCACGTAGACTCAAAGTTCTATGATGTAGAAGGCTTTCTGAGCGGAAGAAATTCGTTAAATCAAATTGAACTCGACGAAGTTGGTGACGTTAATGGTAAGGCATTACTCCATCTCCAGTGCCATTTTGGACAAGACACAATGTCATGGGCAAGGCTAGGTGCGAAGGTTACTGGTGTCGATATCTCTTCTGAGGCCATAAATGTGGCTAAGCGTCTTTCTGAAAAGCTGAGCTTATCTACTCACTTTGTCTGTGATGATATCTACAGTTTTGCAGATACAAACGATCAGTTATTCGATGTTGTTTTTGTTTCATACGGGGCCTTGTGCTGGTTACCCGATTTACATCGTTGGGCCGATTTGGTTTCGAGTTCATTAAAGGAAGGCGGTCAACTCAACCTTGTGGAGTTTCATAACTTCAATGATGTTCTTTCGGGTTACTCTTATTTTCCATCGAATGAAGCCGATATTGATGATGAAGGAACGTATACTGAAAACTGTACCGGAGAAACGTCGGTAATGATGACTTGGCCACACCCTATAAGCGAAGTCATCAATGCACTAATTGGCGCGGGTCTGAGTGTTGATAGCGTGAACGAATTCCCATATAGCCCATACAATTGTTTTTCCGAAATGGAAAAAGATGGCGATCGCGGTTTTAAGAAGTTGTGCAATGGTCAACCGATACCATTAGTGTATTCCATTAAAGCGAGAAAACAGATTTGTCTCTAG
- a CDS encoding ATP-binding protein yields MKLALIMLTALLMISLALIQVVIFPSFQSTLTEDAETWQLKYLTAGQIRMLANVIAPLPERERAQALEKLRENIGFFVEISSLKDHSFDEDQLRELKAGETVVDIYKDSTYQLISDNQYISFVLTNEVPYHLTNKAQRFVMGSLYLIQEELRSIPQEDWDEAFMDIQKQYMHPIELKDMSTLDLSDKNIELLNSGKIVTLKTEDSKTIDYPADYAIQKVNNSNKVIYVGPFSPTVIEKLYVLLTIYYICFGLFILIPILLWLLPAWFSMKELKRATASLGQGKFSTRVKRIPLSQLNHLSQTYNVMAEKIQRLISSHKTLTNTVSHELRTPIARIEFNIELLRGHVSGDYALNQLGQIESSVDELNKLVSEMLMYARFDREAPPLKLVQVNVNHWINEQVDVWRTTHPDIEIQVKIEDSMDVVFDRFYMNRALNNLIKNAICYGNGTVVISTAKTKKHLQLSVEDNGFGVDYTERYDVFTPFYRSSEHVDRDKGGSGLGLSIVKLIMDWHNGQINVKKSTLGGANFQLTLPNSTSTDVIK; encoded by the coding sequence ATGAAACTTGCCCTCATTATGCTAACTGCGCTGTTGATGATTTCATTGGCGTTAATTCAGGTTGTCATCTTCCCTTCATTCCAAAGCACATTGACAGAAGACGCTGAAACATGGCAGTTGAAATACCTAACTGCGGGGCAAATCCGAATGTTGGCAAATGTAATTGCGCCATTGCCAGAGCGCGAGCGCGCACAAGCGCTTGAAAAATTGAGAGAAAATATTGGTTTTTTTGTAGAGATATCTTCGTTGAAGGATCACAGTTTTGACGAAGACCAACTAAGAGAACTAAAGGCGGGTGAAACCGTTGTCGATATTTATAAAGATTCAACTTATCAACTTATCAGTGATAACCAGTATATTAGCTTTGTTTTAACTAATGAGGTGCCTTACCATTTGACGAACAAAGCGCAGCGCTTTGTTATGGGGTCACTTTATTTAATCCAAGAGGAACTAAGGTCCATCCCACAAGAGGATTGGGACGAGGCCTTTATGGATATACAAAAACAATATATGCACCCTATAGAACTAAAAGACATGAGCACGCTCGACCTTTCAGACAAAAACATTGAATTACTGAACAGCGGTAAAATCGTCACGCTAAAAACCGAGGATTCGAAGACCATCGATTATCCTGCAGATTATGCGATACAAAAGGTGAACAATAGTAATAAAGTCATCTACGTTGGTCCTTTTTCGCCAACAGTCATCGAGAAGCTTTATGTGCTACTCACCATCTATTACATCTGCTTTGGTCTGTTTATACTTATTCCTATTTTGCTGTGGCTACTACCCGCTTGGTTCTCCATGAAGGAACTTAAACGTGCTACAGCTTCACTTGGACAAGGCAAATTTAGTACCCGTGTGAAGCGAATTCCTTTGAGCCAGCTTAACCATCTTTCTCAAACCTACAATGTCATGGCGGAGAAGATTCAGCGATTGATTTCATCTCATAAAACCCTGACAAATACCGTCTCTCATGAACTGAGAACACCGATAGCGAGGATAGAATTTAATATCGAGTTACTACGGGGGCATGTCAGCGGAGACTATGCTTTGAACCAGTTGGGTCAAATCGAATCTTCTGTGGACGAGCTTAATAAATTGGTCTCAGAGATGTTGATGTATGCTCGCTTTGATAGAGAAGCACCGCCCCTCAAACTTGTACAAGTCAATGTGAATCATTGGATAAATGAACAGGTTGATGTTTGGCGAACTACTCATCCTGATATTGAGATACAGGTAAAAATTGAAGACTCAATGGATGTCGTTTTTGACCGGTTTTATATGAATCGGGCACTAAACAACCTAATCAAAAACGCAATATGTTACGGTAATGGCACAGTAGTCATTTCTACAGCCAAGACAAAAAAGCACCTCCAACTCTCAGTGGAGGATAACGGATTCGGTGTCGACTATACTGAACGTTATGACGTTTTCACGCCGTTTTATCGCAGCAGTGAGCATGTAGACAGAGACAAAGGTGGATCAGGATTGGGTTTATCTATTGTAAAACTCATCATGGATTGGCATAACGGCCAAATTAACGTTAAAAAATCGACATTAGGAGGGGCAAACTTCCAGTTGACGCTTCCTAACTCTACTTCAACGGATGTAATAAAATGA
- a CDS encoding efflux RND transporter periplasmic adaptor subunit, with protein MNKSNLVSALFIVLIGGWMFSGSFTSAEVIAQEKPLNDGVYTVRVKQFQTKNIVKSIKLNGRTEPYLTVTVASEVEGKVTKVLAMPGSALKTGDLIATLDVDGVQDDLDYALANLKQKEIEYTSAKKLASKGFQGKIQLAKLHTEYKRVKSLVAKLKRTIDRSSIRSPQNGVMNERFVEAGDYVSVGDAVARIEMLDPLIVSGSVTENDIYLLRNQKEAKIRTLDNRLIDGQINYLSSVSDQATNTFRIEIKVPNQDSILYAGTSAEIELPLGVEPAIKVSPSILVLGTDGELGIKSVVDGKVRFEPIDILKTDQDGAWIKGLSRGVDIIVLGQGFVSAGESVNIFRVEATNNE; from the coding sequence ATGAATAAATCCAATCTAGTGAGTGCTCTTTTCATCGTTTTAATTGGTGGATGGATGTTTTCCGGTAGTTTTACTTCTGCGGAAGTTATTGCTCAAGAAAAACCATTAAATGACGGTGTTTATACCGTTCGTGTGAAGCAATTTCAAACGAAAAATATCGTAAAGAGTATAAAACTTAATGGCCGAACAGAGCCGTATTTAACCGTTACGGTTGCTTCGGAAGTAGAAGGGAAGGTCACCAAAGTGCTGGCCATGCCTGGCAGCGCACTCAAAACCGGTGATCTCATCGCCACATTGGATGTTGATGGGGTACAAGATGATTTAGATTACGCGCTGGCTAACCTAAAGCAGAAAGAAATTGAATATACCAGCGCGAAGAAGTTAGCGAGTAAAGGGTTCCAAGGAAAGATCCAACTGGCTAAATTGCATACCGAGTATAAGCGAGTGAAGTCTTTGGTTGCCAAACTTAAAAGAACGATTGATAGGTCCTCTATTCGGTCGCCGCAAAATGGCGTGATGAATGAACGTTTTGTTGAAGCAGGGGATTATGTGTCTGTTGGTGATGCTGTGGCGAGAATTGAAATGTTAGACCCGCTTATTGTCAGCGGTTCTGTTACAGAGAACGATATCTACCTTTTACGGAACCAGAAAGAAGCAAAAATTCGAACACTGGATAACCGGTTAATAGATGGTCAAATAAACTACTTATCAAGTGTTTCAGATCAAGCAACGAATACCTTCCGTATCGAAATAAAGGTACCGAATCAGGATAGCATCTTGTATGCAGGAACCAGTGCTGAGATTGAGCTTCCGCTAGGGGTTGAACCCGCAATCAAAGTATCACCTTCGATCCTAGTGTTAGGTACTGACGGTGAGCTTGGTATTAAGAGTGTCGTCGACGGAAAGGTAAGGTTTGAGCCGATTGATATCCTAAAAACGGACCAAGATGGTGCGTGGATAAAGGGGTTGAGTCGTGGAGTGGACATTATTGTTTTGGGTCAAGGTTTTGTAAGTGCAGGAGAATCGGTCAATATTTTCCGCGTAGAGGCAACAAACAATGAATAG
- a CDS encoding NAD(P)-dependent alcohol dehydrogenase produces MNYPMNDHVSSTSKMDAICLTDIPVVGRVHDYITMKKVPVPQPNSQEVLVKLCASAMHIDEIYAAQGTALGRFYGPKTISDEKPCILGSSVAGVVVKVGSGVKKIKIGDEVIAIPSEQMERGSWANYRVLDQKMVMRKPDKLTHVEAAATTMGACVAWGSIQAAKVRRGTDCVVVGASGAIGSMIVQYLKSLDCHITAVCGAKNERYVRQLGAHEVVDYTLNDFADLAEYNAIRYDIVFDCVGGKSIEKSAFRVLKNDGVFETIVGPMQYVGEEKLSWSEFASVLGYVGKRMLTTRIRRGPMYTFGEKYPKNVIEQAYKVLLNENIKMPIDRVVPFTQESISEAIRHLMTHRAKGRIVINFESSLDSGVFVVC; encoded by the coding sequence ATGAATTATCCTATGAATGATCATGTCTCATCGACGTCAAAGATGGACGCTATATGCCTTACGGATATTCCGGTAGTGGGTAGAGTCCATGACTACATTACGATGAAAAAAGTGCCGGTTCCACAACCCAACAGCCAAGAAGTGTTGGTTAAGCTTTGCGCTTCAGCCATGCATATCGACGAAATTTATGCGGCACAAGGAACGGCTTTAGGTCGATTCTATGGCCCTAAAACGATATCGGATGAGAAACCTTGTATTTTGGGTTCTTCGGTAGCGGGTGTGGTTGTAAAAGTAGGGTCTGGTGTAAAAAAGATAAAGATTGGTGATGAGGTTATCGCTATCCCGTCGGAACAAATGGAACGTGGGTCTTGGGCGAATTACCGCGTGCTCGATCAGAAAATGGTAATGAGAAAGCCAGACAAATTAACACATGTTGAAGCCGCCGCGACCACGATGGGGGCTTGCGTCGCATGGGGGTCGATACAAGCCGCAAAGGTCCGCCGAGGAACCGATTGTGTTGTTGTTGGTGCTTCTGGTGCTATTGGCAGCATGATCGTACAGTACTTAAAGAGTTTAGACTGTCATATTACGGCTGTTTGCGGCGCTAAAAATGAAAGGTATGTACGTCAATTAGGCGCACATGAAGTCGTTGATTATACATTAAACGATTTTGCAGACTTGGCTGAGTATAATGCCATTCGTTACGACATTGTGTTCGATTGTGTCGGTGGGAAATCGATAGAAAAAAGTGCCTTTAGAGTACTTAAAAATGATGGTGTTTTTGAAACGATCGTCGGCCCCATGCAATACGTAGGTGAAGAGAAATTGAGCTGGTCAGAATTTGCTAGTGTCCTAGGTTATGTTGGAAAAAGAATGCTCACTACCCGAATTCGCCGTGGGCCGATGTATACATTTGGTGAAAAATATCCCAAGAATGTTATTGAGCAGGCCTACAAGGTTCTTCTCAATGAGAATATTAAAATGCCAATTGATAGGGTTGTTCCGTTTACTCAAGAGAGTATCTCAGAAGCGATACGCCATTTAATGACTCATCGAGCGAAAGGGCGAATTGTTATCAACTTTGAGAGTTCGTTAGACTCGGGTGTTTTTGTTGTCTGTTAG
- a CDS encoding GNAT family N-acetyltransferase, whose protein sequence is MSLVIELNSAPDKSDVNAVHEGLSAFNRTHLPFVYDASFALFLRSDTGKLHGGVTVRVLGQCLYLDDFWLSEGVRGKGWGEKIINMVEQEGKNRNVNGIYLDTYTFQASQFYKKLGFIETGRFCDFPVLGVDKIFLCKRC, encoded by the coding sequence TTGTCTCTAGTTATTGAATTGAATAGCGCGCCGGATAAGTCTGACGTTAACGCCGTTCATGAAGGATTGTCGGCGTTTAATAGGACTCACTTGCCATTTGTTTACGACGCCAGTTTCGCCTTATTTCTGCGTAGTGATACTGGTAAACTGCATGGTGGCGTCACGGTGAGAGTTTTAGGACAGTGTTTGTATCTCGATGATTTTTGGTTATCAGAAGGCGTTAGAGGGAAAGGCTGGGGCGAGAAGATAATAAACATGGTTGAGCAAGAGGGAAAAAATCGAAACGTCAATGGTATTTATCTCGACACGTATACATTTCAGGCTTCGCAATTTTATAAGAAACTGGGGTTTATAGAAACGGGAAGATTCTGCGATTTTCCAGTTCTTGGCGTAGACAAAATATTCTTATGTAAACGATGTTGA
- a CDS encoding DUF2860 family protein: protein MKNVNTIANVAILSVAFSVQASASEFLNGHFSGEFGINTGMMSVESNLNTESNQILEGEINRKGDSENMALLFPVGVIEYNFGKQQLFAGMSRDDIASGDFVMAFGYRNQIVEGTVLSLSYVPTLSAAEVWQDPYLTGTKRSVTDSESEGYRIQLTPSSGTGFSLDLGYGTNEVENELSGSSLSNEERSILRRSGDSRYLNVGYQFPLSSTMFLSPTVTYIDHNADGRAMSFQSYAASLGLINQFGHHALSVNVDYAESDYDAINPVFGLKQSDSSYGAFVAYEYASLFNVDYLSFISFAGMSQTNSNIDFFDASLLAFSVGLNLKF, encoded by the coding sequence GTGAAAAATGTAAATACGATAGCGAACGTAGCGATACTGAGTGTTGCGTTTTCTGTGCAGGCAAGCGCATCTGAGTTTCTAAACGGCCATTTTAGTGGTGAGTTTGGGATTAACACGGGCATGATGTCTGTGGAATCGAACCTTAATACAGAAAGTAATCAAATATTAGAAGGGGAGATTAACCGCAAAGGTGATTCAGAGAACATGGCGTTATTATTCCCTGTCGGCGTGATTGAATATAATTTCGGAAAGCAGCAGTTGTTCGCCGGGATGTCGAGGGACGATATTGCTTCTGGTGATTTTGTCATGGCATTTGGTTATCGAAATCAGATAGTAGAGGGGACGGTTTTAAGTCTTTCCTATGTGCCAACCCTATCGGCGGCTGAAGTATGGCAAGACCCGTATTTAACCGGAACCAAAAGGTCGGTTACAGATAGTGAAAGTGAAGGCTACCGAATTCAGCTTACACCAAGTTCTGGAACAGGCTTTTCATTGGACCTCGGTTACGGCACGAATGAAGTAGAAAATGAGTTGTCAGGCAGTTCATTGAGTAATGAAGAGCGATCTATTTTGAGAAGAAGCGGCGATAGTCGTTATCTTAATGTGGGTTATCAATTCCCCTTAAGTAGCACTATGTTCCTTTCTCCAACGGTAACTTACATTGACCATAACGCAGATGGCCGTGCCATGTCGTTTCAATCTTATGCGGCGAGCCTAGGGTTGATTAATCAGTTCGGACATCATGCTTTGTCGGTTAACGTCGATTATGCAGAAAGCGATTATGACGCGATCAATCCCGTTTTTGGTCTCAAGCAATCAGATTCTTCTTATGGTGCATTTGTGGCTTATGAATACGCCTCACTCTTTAATGTGGATTACTTGTCGTTCATCTCGTTTGCTGGAATGTCTCAGACTAATTCTAATATCGATTTCTTTGACGCTTCACTGTTGGCATTTTCAGTCGGTCTCAACCTCAAGTTTTAG